The proteins below come from a single Procambarus clarkii isolate CNS0578487 chromosome 54, FALCON_Pclarkii_2.0, whole genome shotgun sequence genomic window:
- the LOC138352707 gene encoding mucin-22-like yields the protein MIGFCTIVAESVMAEDWDSPDRSVYNHGSYTPAAANLGSYTPAAANHGSYTPAAANHGSYTPAAANLGSYTHAAANHGSYTPAAANLGSYTHTAANHGSYTPAAANHGSYTPAAANLGSYTHAAANHGSYTPAAANLGSYTHAADNHGSYTPAAANHGSYTPAAANHGSCTHMQQPTTAPTHMQQPTTAPAHTCSSQPRLLHTPAAANHGSYTPAAANHGSCTHLQQPTTAPTHMQQPTTAPTHLQQPTTAPTHTCSSQQRLLHTCSSQPRLLHTCSSQPRLLHTPAAVTHGSYTPLQQSPTAPTHLQQPTTPPTHLQQLTTAPTHLLQPTTAPTHMLQPTTAPTHMLQPTTAPTHLQQPTTAPTHMQQPTTAPTHMQQPTTAPTHLQQPTTAPTDLQQPTTAPTHMQQPTTAPTHMQQPTTPPPHLQQPTTAPANHASYTPAAANHASYTPAAANHGSYTPSTANHGSYTPAAANHASYTPAAANHGSYTPAATNHGSYTPAAANHASYTPAAANHASYTPAAANHGSYTPSTANHGSYTPAAANHASYTPAAANHGSYTPAATNHGSYTPAAANHASYTPAAANHASYTPAAANHASYTPAAANHGSYTPAATNHGSYTPAAANHASYTPAAANHGSYTPAAANHGSYTPAAANLGSYTHAAANHGSYTPAAANLGSYTHTAANHGSYTPAAANHGSYTPAAANLGSYTHAAANHGSYTPAAANLGSYTHAADNHGSYTPAAANHGSYTPAAANHGSCTHMQQPTTAPTHMQQPTTAPAHTCSSQPRLLHTPAAANHGSYTPAAANHGSCTHLQQPTTAPTHMQQPTTAPTHLQQPTTAPTHTCSSQQRLLHTCSSQPRLLHTCSSQPRLLHTPAAVTHGSYTPLQQSPTAPTHLQQPTTPPTHLQQLTTAPTHLLQPTTAPTHMLQPTTAPTHMLQPTTAPTHLQQPTTAPTHMQQPTTAPTHMQQPTTAPTHLQQPTTAPTDLQQPTTAPTHMQQPTTAPTHMQQPTTPPPHLQQPTTAPANHASYTPAAANHASYTPAAANHGSYTPSTANHGSYTPAAANHASYTPAAANHGSYTPAATNHGSYTPAAANHASYTPAAANHASYTPAAANHGSYTPSTANHGSYTPAAANHASYTPAAANHGSYTPAATNHGSYTPAAANHASYTPAAANHASYTPAAANHASYTPAAANHGSYTPAATNHGSYTPAAANHASYTPAAANHASYTPAAANHASYTPATTRNMSWKQIQT from the exons ATGATTGGCTTCTGTACCATCGTAGCTGAGTCGGTTATGGCAGAAGACTGGGATTCACCAGATCGCAG TGTTTACAACCACGgctcctacacacctgcagcagccaacctcggctcctacacacctgcagcagccaaccacggctcctacacacctgcagcagccaaccacggctcctacacacctgcagcagccaaccTCGGCTCCTACACACATGCAGCAGCCAACCACGgctcctacacacctgcagcagccaaccTCGGCTCCTACACACATACAGCAGCCAACCACGgctcctacacacctgcagcagccaaccacggctcctacacacctgcagcagccaaccTCGGCTCCTACACACATGCAGCAGCCAACCACGgctcctacacacctgcagcagccaaccTCGGCTCCTACACACATGCAGCAGACAACCACGgctcctacacacctgcagcagccaaccacggctcctacacacctgcagcagccaaccACGGCTCCTGCACACACATGCAGCAGCCAACCACGGCTCCTACACACATGCAGCAGCCAACCACGGCTcctgcacacacctgcagcagccaaccACGGCTcctgcacacacctgcagcagccaaccatggctcctacacacctgcagcagccaaccACGGCTcctgcacacacctgcagcagccaaccACGGCTCCTACACACATGCAGCAGCCAACCACGgctcctacacacctgcagcagccaaccACGGCTCctacacacacctgcagcagccaacaACGGCTCCTGCACACATGCAGCAGCCAACCACGgctcctacacacctgcagcagccaaccACGGCTcctgcacacacctgcagcagtcacCCACGGCTCCTACACACCCCTGCAGCAGTCACCTACGgctcctacacacctgcagcagccaaccacgcctcctacacacctgcagcagctaaCCACGGCTCCTACACACCTGCTGCAGCCAACCACGGCACCTACACACATGCTGCAGCCAACCACGGCACCTACACACATGCTGCAGCCAACCACGgctcctacacacctgcagcagccaaccACGGCTCCTACACACATGCAGCAGCCAACCACGGCTCCTACACACATGCAACAGCCAACCACGgctcctacacacctgcagcagccaaccacggctcctacagacctgcagcagCCAACCACGGCTCCTACACACATGCAGCAGCCAACCACGGCTCCTACACACATGCAGCAGCCAACcacgcctcctccacacctgcagcagccaaccACGGCtc cagccaaccacgcctcctacacacctgcagcagccaaccacgcctcctacacacctgcagcagctaaCCACGGCTCCTATACTCCTTCAACAGCCAACCACGgctcctacacacctgcagcagccaaccacgcctcctacacacctgcagcagctaaccacggctcctacacacctgcagcaaccAACCACGgctcctacacacctgcagcagccaaccacgcctcctacacacctgcagcagccaaccacgcctcctacacacctgcagcagctaaCCACGGCTCCTATACACCTTCAACAGCCAACCACGgctcctacacacctgcagcagccaaccacgcctcctacacacctgcagcagctaaccacggctcctacacacctgcagcaaccAACCACGgctcctacacacctgcagcagccaaccacgcctcctacacacctgcagcagccaaccacgcctcctacacacctgcagcagccaaccacgcctcctacacacctgcagcagctaaccacggctcctacacacctgcagcaaccAACCACGgctcctacacacctgcagcagccaaccacgcctcctacacacctgcagcagccaaccacggctcctacacacctgcagcagccaaccacggctcctacacacctgcagcagccaaccTCGGCTCCTACACACATGCAGCAGCCAACCACGgctcctacacacctgcagcagccaaccTCGGCTCCTACACACATACAGCAGCCAACCACGgctcctacacacctgcagcagccaaccacggctcctacacacctgcagcagccaaccTCGGCTCCTACACACATGCAGCAGCCAACCACGgctcctacacacctgcagcagccaaccTCGGCTCCTACACACATGCAGCAGACAACCACGgctcctacacacctgcagcagccaaccacggctcctacacacctgcagcagccaaccACGGCTCCTGCACACACATGCAGCAGCCAACCACGGCTCCTACACACATGCAGCAGCCAACCACGGCTcctgcacacacctgcagcagccaaccACGGCTcctgcacacacctgcagcagccaaccatggctcctacacacctgcagcagccaaccACGGCTcctgcacacacctgcagcagccaaccACGGCTCCTACACACATGCAGCAGCCAACCACGgctcctacacacctgcagcagccaaccACGGCTCctacacacacctgcagcagccaacaACGGCTCCTGCACACATGCAGCAGCCAACCACGgctcctacacacctgcagcagccaaccACGGCTcctgcacacacctgcagcagtcacCCACGGCTCCTACACACCCCTGCAGCAGTCACCTACGgctcctacacacctgcagcagccaaccacgcctcctacacacctgcagcagctaaCCACGGCTCCTACACACCTGCTGCAGCCAACCACGGCACCTACACACATGCTGCAGCCAACCACGGCACCTACACACATGCTGCAGCCAACCACGgctcctacacacctgcagcagccaaccACGGCTCCTACACACATGCAGCAGCCAACCACGGCTCCTACACACATGCAACAGCCAACCACGgctcctacacacctgcagcagccaaccacggctcctacagacctgcagcagCCAACCACGGCTCCTACACACATGCAGCAGCCAACCACGGCTCCTACACACATGCAGCAGCCAACcacgcctcctccacacctgcagcagccaaccACGGCtc cagccaaccacgcctcctacacacctgcagcagccaaccacgcctcctacacacctgcagcagctaaCCACGGCTCCTATACTCCTTCAACAGCCAACCACGgctcctacacacctgcagcagccaaccacgcctcctacacacctgcagcagctaaccacggctcctacacacctgcagcaaccAACCACGgctcctacacacctgcagcagccaaccacgcctcctacacacctgcagcagccaaccacgcctcctacacacctgcagcagctaaCCACGGCTCCTATACACCTTCAACAGCCAACCACGgctcctacacacctgcagcagccaaccacgcctcctacacacctgcagcagctaaccacggctcctacacacctgcagcaaccAACCACGgctcctacacacctgcagcagccaaccacgcctcctacacacctgcagcagccaaccacgcctcctacacacctgcagcagccaaccacgcctcctacacacctgcagcagctaaccacggctcctacacacctgcagcaaccAACCACGgctcctacacacctgcagcagccaaccacgcctcctacacacctgcagcagccaaccacgcctcctacacacctgcagcagccaaccACGCCTCCTACACACCTGCTACGACAAGAAACATGTCGTGGAAACAAATACAAACATAG